A genomic segment from Blastococcus sp. PRF04-17 encodes:
- a CDS encoding ABC transporter ATP-binding protein, producing the protein MDAVTVRDLVVDRGRRRVLPGLSFTVAEGQVTGLLGPSGSGKTTLMRAIVGVQVVRSGEVTVLGEPAGSAGLRSRVGYVTQAPSVYPDLTVRENARYFASLHGMGAREADAAIADVGLTEAAGQLVRDLSGGQMGRASLACALVGSPEVLVLDEPTVGLDPVLRVELWERFHALARAGTTLIVSSHVMDEAGRCDRLLLLRDGELIADSTPAQLRIDGRSDDLEEAFLNLVRARQEVAA; encoded by the coding sequence ATGGACGCCGTCACCGTTCGAGATCTCGTCGTCGACCGCGGCCGCCGCCGTGTCCTGCCCGGCCTGAGCTTCACCGTCGCCGAGGGCCAGGTGACGGGGCTGCTCGGGCCCAGCGGCAGCGGCAAGACGACGCTGATGCGCGCGATCGTGGGCGTGCAGGTGGTCCGCTCCGGCGAGGTGACCGTGCTGGGCGAGCCGGCCGGCTCCGCGGGCCTGCGGTCCCGCGTCGGCTACGTCACCCAGGCGCCGAGCGTGTACCCGGACCTCACCGTGCGGGAGAACGCCCGGTACTTCGCCTCGCTCCACGGCATGGGCGCGCGGGAGGCCGACGCGGCCATCGCCGACGTGGGCCTGACCGAGGCGGCCGGCCAGCTGGTCCGCGACCTCTCCGGCGGCCAGATGGGTCGCGCCTCGCTGGCATGCGCACTGGTGGGCAGCCCCGAGGTCCTCGTGCTCGACGAGCCCACGGTGGGCCTGGACCCGGTGCTCCGCGTCGAGCTGTGGGAGAGGTTCCACGCGCTGGCGAGAGCCGGGACGACGCTGATCGTCTCCAGCCATGTCATGGACGAGGCCGGCCGCTGCGACCGGCTGCTGCTCCTCCGCGACGGCGAACTGATCGCCGACTCCACGCCGGCCCAGCTGCGCATCGACGGCCGGTCCGACGACCTGGAAGAGGCCTTCCTCAACCTGGTCCGTGCACGTCAGGAGGTGGCGGCATGA
- a CDS encoding ABC transporter permease, producing MTAPTLDKPGTQRRHLSPRLTGATAGRVLRQLRHDHRTIAMMLVLPTLLLGLLYLLWKDLPTLPGQPSTFDRVGLTMLGIFPFVVMFLVTSIAMLRERTSGTLERLLTTPLARLDLLLGYGLAFGLMAALQAAVTVTVATTLYDLDVAGPVWLVVLIAVVDAVLGVALGLLASAFARSEFQAVQFMPVIVLPQFFLCGLLVPREQMAGWLQAISDVLPLTYAVEALQEVGRSTEATGRMWTDVGIVAGAALLALALAAATLRRRTS from the coding sequence ATGACCGCCCCGACCCTCGACAAGCCCGGCACACAGCGCCGTCACCTCAGCCCCCGGCTCACCGGGGCCACCGCCGGCCGGGTGCTCCGCCAACTGCGGCACGACCACCGCACCATCGCCATGATGCTGGTGCTGCCCACCCTGCTGCTCGGCCTGCTCTACCTGCTCTGGAAGGACCTGCCGACGCTGCCCGGCCAGCCGAGCACCTTCGACCGGGTGGGCCTGACCATGCTGGGGATCTTCCCCTTCGTCGTCATGTTCCTCGTGACCAGCATCGCCATGCTCCGCGAGCGCACGTCCGGGACGCTCGAGCGGCTGCTCACCACTCCCCTTGCCCGGCTCGACCTGCTGCTGGGCTACGGGCTGGCCTTCGGGCTGATGGCGGCGCTGCAGGCCGCCGTGACGGTGACGGTCGCGACCACGCTGTACGACCTCGACGTCGCCGGACCGGTCTGGCTCGTCGTGCTCATCGCGGTCGTCGACGCCGTCCTCGGGGTGGCGCTCGGCCTGCTGGCCAGCGCGTTCGCCCGCAGCGAGTTCCAGGCGGTGCAGTTCATGCCGGTGATCGTGCTGCCACAGTTCTTCCTGTGCGGGCTGCTCGTGCCGCGCGAGCAGATGGCCGGCTGGCTGCAGGCGATCAGCGACGTGCTGCCGCTGACCTACGCCGTGGAGGCCCTGCAGGAGGTGGGACGCTCGACCGAGGCGACGGGCAGGATGTGGACCGACGTCGGCATCGTCGCCGGCGCCGCCCTGCTCGCCCTGGCCCTGGCGGCGGCAACCCTGCGGAGGAGGACCAGCTGA